CATTCCATTTGGGGGAGTTTTGCCGCCCGGTTTGCATTCCGCAGCGTTTGGGTTTAATCAACGCGGAACGGCCGGCCCGGCCGGCGGGCGGAAAAGCCCGCATTGCGAGCGATTTGGGGAGAAATCATGCTGATCATCCCGGCGGTGGACCTGATGGAAGGCGGCTGCGTCCGCCTCATCCAGGGAAAGCGCGAGAACGTCATCCGCTACCCGGGCACCCCGGCGGATGTGGCCGCCGGATGGGTGGCCCAGGGAGCGAAGCGGGTCCACTTCATCGATCTCGACGGCGCTTTCGGTGGCGCGCCCGCCCATCTGGCCGAACTCCGCGAGGTGGTCCGAAGGGTGGACGTGCCGGTGCAGTTCGGCGGCGGGGTCCGCGATGCGGCAGCGCTCGCGGATGTCCTGGACGCGGGGGCCGCCTTTGTCATCCTGGGGACGAGCGCCCTCAAAAATCCAGACTTCCTCCGCCGCGCGGCCGGGGAGAATCCCGGCCGGGTCATCCTCGGCCTCGACGCCAAGGACGGCGAGGTCAAGGTCTCCGGCTGGGAGGAGGGCGAGCGGGTCACCCCCGAGGAGGTGGCGGCGCGCTTCGCCGATCTGCCCCTCGCCGGCATCATCTTCACCGACATCCGGCGCGACGGCACGCTGGAGGGCTTCGATCCCGGGCCCATTCTCTCCCTCGCACGCGCGGCGAATGTGCCCGTCTTTGCGGCGGGCGGCGTGAGCCGGATCGCGGACATCGAGGCGCTGATCCCGCTGGAGAAGGAAGGCATCGCCGGCGCGATCGTGGGCCGCGCCTTGTACGAGGGTACGCTCGATCTCAAAGCCGCCCTGGAGCTCGTCTGATGCTGGCGAAGCGGATCATCCCCTGCCTTGACGTGAAGGAAGGCCGCGTCGTCAAGGGGGTGAACTTCGAGGGGCTGCGCGATGCGGGAGACCCCGTCGAATGCGCGGCGGCCTACGACGCCATGGGGGCGGATGAGATCTGCTTCCTCGACATCACCGCCTCGAAGGAAAAGCGCGGGACGCTCCTCGAGATGGTCGAGCGCACCGCCGAGCAGGTCTTCGTCCCCCTCACGGTGGGGGGCGGCGTCGGCAGCGAGGATGACGTGCGCGATCTCCTGCGCGCGGGCGCCGACAAGGTGAGCATCAACAGCGCGGCGCTGCGCGATCCCGGCTTGATCGGCCGCGCGGCGCGCCGGTTCGGCAGCTCCACCATCGTCTGTGCGGTGGACGCCAAGCGCGTTTCAAATGGCGGCGCCCCCCTGCGCTGGGAGGCCTTCACCCACGGCGGCTCGCGCCCGACCGGCCGGGACGCCATCGCCTGGGCGCGCGAGGCCGCCGAGCGCGGGGC
Above is a window of bacterium DNA encoding:
- the hisA gene encoding 1-(5-phosphoribosyl)-5-[(5-phosphoribosylamino)methylideneamino]imidazole-4-carboxamide isomerase, whose product is MLIIPAVDLMEGGCVRLIQGKRENVIRYPGTPADVAAGWVAQGAKRVHFIDLDGAFGGAPAHLAELREVVRRVDVPVQFGGGVRDAAALADVLDAGAAFVILGTSALKNPDFLRRAAGENPGRVILGLDAKDGEVKVSGWEEGERVTPEEVAARFADLPLAGIIFTDIRRDGTLEGFDPGPILSLARAANVPVFAAGGVSRIADIEALIPLEKEGIAGAIVGRALYEGTLDLKAALELV
- the hisF gene encoding imidazole glycerol phosphate synthase subunit HisF, which produces MLAKRIIPCLDVKEGRVVKGVNFEGLRDAGDPVECAAAYDAMGADEICFLDITASKEKRGTLLEMVERTAEQVFVPLTVGGGVGSEDDVRDLLRAGADKVSINSAALRDPGLIGRAARRFGSSTIVCAVDAKRVSNGGAPLRWEAFTHGGSRPTGRDAIAWAREAAERGAGEILLTSMDKDGTRDGYDVELTAAVAESVSVPVIASGGVGTLEHLYEGVVIGKADAVLAASIFHFGEYTVEEAKKFLRARKVEVRL